One Leptospirales bacterium DNA segment encodes these proteins:
- a CDS encoding PilZ domain-containing protein, protein MPRSLLISGLILLLLPLFNYLAVSYHLLIPPQYPIKILSRLNLIELALMVLAIPVGIGLLRVKRWGWYSFLVFGVLLILYNIYALSTAVSRYNLVALLETCAAIAAIFVFVRRDIAAPYLRMYPRGWRFQRRVPVEFPVRVEGQSVVMRDASDRGVYVAWDAGRLSPGASLKLQFDLGGESFALDAGLVRIDADGCGIAFRNLSRSDARRLRSALQGASAAA, encoded by the coding sequence ATGCCCCGATCGCTGCTGATCTCGGGTCTGATCCTGTTGTTGTTGCCTCTATTCAATTACCTTGCTGTTTCCTATCATCTCCTGATACCGCCGCAATACCCGATCAAAATACTCAGTCGTCTTAATCTAATAGAACTGGCTTTGATGGTACTGGCCATTCCGGTAGGGATCGGACTGCTCCGCGTAAAACGCTGGGGCTGGTACTCCTTCCTGGTCTTCGGGGTGCTATTGATTCTCTACAATATCTACGCACTTTCGACCGCTGTTTCGCGTTACAATTTGGTTGCACTGCTCGAAACCTGTGCGGCTATCGCGGCGATCTTTGTTTTTGTAAGACGCGATATAGCCGCTCCCTACCTGCGCATGTATCCTCGAGGCTGGCGCTTTCAGCGACGCGTACCGGTAGAATTTCCTGTACGGGTGGAAGGCCAGTCGGTTGTTATGCGCGACGCCAGCGATCGCGGCGTTTATGTCGCATGGGACGCAGGTCGGCTATCGCCGGGAGCGTCGCTGAAATTGCAGTTTGATCTGGGCGGCGAAAGTTTTGCTCTGGATGCCGGTCTGGTGCGTATCGATGCCGACGGTTGTGGAATTGCATTTCGCAACTTGAGTCGCAGCGATGCCAGGCGGCTGCGAAGCGCGCTGCAGGGCGCAAGCGCTGCGGCGTAG
- the gpmA gene encoding 2,3-diphosphoglycerate-dependent phosphoglycerate mutase has translation MHKLVLIRHGESVWNKENLFTGWTDVPLSEKGVSEAMEAGRLLKAKGFSFDLAFTSRLKRAIKTLWLALEEMDEMWIPVRHNWRLNERHYGALQGLNKAETAKKYGEEQVHIWRRSFDISPPALEKSDKRYPGHEAKFADLKAEQLPLTESLKDTIARFLPAWHEDIAPEIKAGRRVIIAAHGNSLRALVKYLDKISDEEILNLNIPTGSPLVYELDDALQPIRNYYLKDAG, from the coding sequence ATGCACAAGCTCGTACTGATTCGCCATGGCGAAAGCGTCTGGAATAAGGAAAACCTCTTCACCGGCTGGACCGATGTGCCGCTATCAGAGAAGGGCGTCTCCGAAGCGATGGAGGCCGGCCGTCTGCTGAAAGCAAAGGGTTTCAGCTTTGATCTGGCCTTCACCTCGCGCTTGAAGCGCGCCATCAAGACGCTCTGGCTGGCGCTGGAGGAAATGGATGAGATGTGGATTCCGGTGCGTCACAACTGGCGCCTGAATGAGCGTCACTACGGCGCTCTACAGGGACTGAACAAAGCGGAAACCGCGAAGAAGTACGGCGAAGAGCAGGTACATATCTGGCGCCGCAGCTTTGATATTTCGCCGCCGGCGCTGGAGAAGAGCGACAAGCGCTATCCAGGTCACGAAGCCAAATTCGCCGATCTGAAGGCAGAGCAACTGCCGCTGACAGAAAGCCTGAAGGACACGATCGCACGATTTCTGCCGGCCTGGCACGAAGACATCGCACCGGAAATCAAAGCCGGACGCCGCGTCATCATTGCCGCCCACGGCAATAGCCTGCGCGCCCTGGTCAAGTACCTCGACAAGATCAGCGACGAGGAGATCCTGAACCTCAACATTCCTACCGGCAGCCCGCTGGTCTATGAGCTGGACGACGCGCTTCAGCCCATTCGAAACTACTATCTCAAGGATGCTGGTTGA